Proteins found in one Mustela lutreola isolate mMusLut2 chromosome 10, mMusLut2.pri, whole genome shotgun sequence genomic segment:
- the LOC131810112 gene encoding uncharacterized protein LOC131810112, producing the protein MMSGRLVSRSNTSRRLSHANNLSSSAQTPGWPHSPTMTRANSLKRPRTPSGSEFSRCSSPSEQSDSPGSPRLPLRKICMGRPYNSKCVETSHLANRPKVSRRPACRGSPGCLLCTDRPSGPYSPTFLDQLIKGINYLDRSTNAIYTHCPKSSLSLPRLAASYLERAANSIHLDSPDHSFPRSYSTPVTSVAASDPCTSTSMVPSTRGVNTLRCLDDSANTSYPRRLQSRRLAPELPQRPGTKLPELPLFSSGIFSLGRLPKFWEAIRSGWRAPEPISKPCSWW; encoded by the coding sequence ATGATGTCTGGACGCCTGGTGAGCCGTTCCAACACTTCCAGACGCCTGAGCCATGCCAACAACCTGTCCTCCTCAGCCCAGACTCCAGGCTGGCCCCACAGCCCCACCATGACCCGGGCCAACAGTCTCAAACGTCCCCGCACCCCGAGTGGCTCCGAGTTCAGCAGGTGCAGCAGCCCCTCTGAGCAGTCCGACAGCCCTGGCTCCCCCAGGCTTCCATTGAGGAAAATCTGCATGGGCCGCCCCTACAACTCTAAGTGTGTAGAGACCAGCCACCTCGCGAACCGCCCCAAGGTGTCCAGGAGGCCCGCTTGCCGCGGCAGCCCCGGCTGCCTGCTCTGTACGGATCGCCCCTCGGGCCCCTATAGCCCCACCTTCCTGGACCAACTCATCAAAGGCATCAACTACCTTGACAGATCCACCAATGCCATCTATACCCACTGCCCCAAGTCATCCCTGAGCCTGCCAAGGCTTGCAGCCAGCTACCTGGAGCGCGCCGCCAACTCCATCCACTTGGACAGCCCAGACCACTCCTTCCCCCGCAGTTACTCCACCCCGGTCACCAGCGTGGCTGCCTCCGACCCCTGCACCAGCACAAGCATGGTGCCGTCCACCAGGGGTGTCAACACCCTGCGGTGCTTGGATGACTCTGCCAATACCAGCTACCCACGCCGGCTTCAGAGCCGGAGACTCGCGCCTGAGCTGCCCCAGAGGCCAGGCACAAAGCTGCCCGAGCTGCCCTTGTTCAGCAGTGGGATCTTTTCCTTAGGCCGTCTGCCCAAGTTCTGGGAGGCAATCCGCTCGGGCTGGAGAGCCCCTGAGCCCATCTCCAAACCCTGTAGCTGGTGGTAA